The genomic window GACGAGAACTTGTTTCTGCTCATCCCATGCTTTTTTAATAATGGGCTTAGTATTAATTTCAAAAGGCATTGCTATCGTAATGCCAATTGTATCAGCTTCACGCCATAAACTTGAACTGAAAAGCTTGTTATAGATTGATTTACTCATTTCTTCTCTTTTAGCCTCGGACAACTGTGATAATTCCTGTTTCATCTGTTTTCTTATTTCACCCTTGTTCATAACTACCCCCTAATCTGAATTGTATCAAAAATGTCATCATCTTCGCATTAAATAAAATGCAAAAGAGAATCTGCAAAAATCACTAGATATTTGATACAAGAAATGATATGATATTTAAGTCTGTAAAGTATACATTGATTTGGAGGGAACAAAACATGCGTGTAAATATAACGTTAGCTTGCACAGAAAGCGGCGATCGCAATTATATCACAACTAAAAACAAGCGTAACAACCCAGATCGCTTAGAGCTTAAAAAGTATTGTCCAAGATTAAAAAAAGTAACAGTTCACCGCGAAACAAAGTAAGTAGTAGGCATATGTCTACTGCTTCTTTTTTTGTGTGTATAAAAATATTTTTAGAATATAACAACCATATGACGTTATACAATACCCCCAAAGCTTTACCTATAATAATGTTGAAAGAATGGGGAATGTGCTCTTATAAAGATGTGAAAAATTATTGATAACATACTTTAAATTATTTTGATATGATTTACTATATAGATATGTAAGTTTTTCTGAAATGAGGTGTTGTGTTTTTGTACATAACTATGATTGCACTTTTGTCCTTAGCTATTTTATTACTAATACTCTCATTCTTTACCCGAAATAAATACAATGAGCTAGAAAGTCAAATCGAGCAAGTGTCACTAAGTACATTTCAAGAAGTATATAAATTAAAAAAGAAAATGAAGGTACTAGAAGAAGAAATACTAGGCGACGAAGACTATACGACTAATTATCGTGATGATGACTTTAAAATTAATTATCAAAGCAATGAAGACAACAAGCACTTGCAGCAAAATACTGCACACACAGATCTTCAAAGAGTTCTTCATTTGCATAAACAAGGGTATAAATATGATCAAATCGCAAAGCTAACCTCACTAGGAACGGAAGAAGTACGTCTTATGCTTCAGTCCTGGGGTGATACGCGATGAACAAACCTACCCTGCAGGCTTTCGCAGGAGGCCTTATTTTTGCCACGTTAGTACTTGGCGGTGTTTATATTATAAGTGAAGAAAAACCATTAGAAGAGCCCATTATAGATGCAGAAACAGTTGATACTTTCTTGGAAGCAAACAATTATGTAAAGGTATCTGAGAGCGAGTATGTTAAGCTTAAAGAAGCATCAAATGAGCTACTTTCATTAAAAGAACAACTACAGTCAGGTCAAAACGAAGCTAAACCTCAAAGCGAAGAGGTTGTAGATGATAATACAACCTCTAACAATACACCAAAACCAAAACAAGATGAAGCTAGCCCCGAACCAATAACTTATGTTTTGACTATTAATCAAGGTATGACAAGTACAGCAGTGGCTAATACCTTACAGAAAAACGGCATCATAAAAAATGCTAAAGATTTTGATACTTTTTTAGTGAACAACGGCTACAATAGATTAATACAAGTAAATACATATACTGTTACAAGTAATATGACGTATGATCAATTAGCTGGTATTATAACGGGGAACTAGTTAAAACACGTTCTGTATTTGCACGCCTCGGAGTGGGATTTCGATAAATGTTTTGAAATAATTAGCAACATGTAGATTTTGTTTATATTATAAACAATACGTTTAAAGAAGAGAACACTATGTGGTTTGACATAGTGTTCTCTTCTAATTCTATTCAAATGTTTGTTAATCATTTAAATCATAGTGAATGCCTTTTACTAAATAAAATATATTCTCCGAAATATTAGTAGCATAGTCTGCCACGCGCTCTAAGTATCTAGTAATAAACGATAATTGTGTAATTTGCGCAATAGATTCGGGAGAAGCTTGCGTAAACGCTAACAACTCACGTATATTTTGCCCGTATAGTTCATCTACTTTATCATCCATATCAGCAATTTGCTTTGCTAATACTACATCTTCCTCATAAAAGGCTTTTATCGATAACGACAACATCTCCATCATAATGCTATACATCTGCTCCAATTTATTAACGGAAA from Bacillus sp. HMF5848 includes these protein-coding regions:
- the rpmG gene encoding 50S ribosomal protein L33 — translated: MRVNITLACTESGDRNYITTKNKRNNPDRLELKKYCPRLKKVTVHRETK
- a CDS encoding DUF6115 domain-containing protein encodes the protein MYITMIALLSLAILLLILSFFTRNKYNELESQIEQVSLSTFQEVYKLKKKMKVLEEEILGDEDYTTNYRDDDFKINYQSNEDNKHLQQNTAHTDLQRVLHLHKQGYKYDQIAKLTSLGTEEVRLMLQSWGDTR